A part of Methyloprofundus sedimenti genomic DNA contains:
- a CDS encoding TAXI family TRAP transporter solute-binding subunit yields the protein MTFGPAILLVIAGFWFAYQFVAPPPPKKIVISTGSKTGTYYEIAQQYREELAKEGIELEIISSTGSGENIRRLVNKQADLAFIQGGTGNKEPGLYSLGSLFYEPLWIILGKRINVEQIADFSGLRIAIGEEGSGTRILAKQLLELNHIEENMAQLLAFPAKEAAEALIKSEIDVDIMVASSESDIVEQLLRDNQVKLLDLNRADAYMRLLPYLSKITLPEGVIDLGKNVPAQTVTLLAPTANLVISEDFNPALIVLFLKAADVIHSKASVFSAAGTFPSSEFTAYPINKVAERFYKKGPPFLMRYLPFWPAVFIDRMIVMLVPLLALLLPLGKIMPPLYRWRIRSKIYRWYKELQEVDDTVHRQQLSVAQFVMISRELSRIEDQVNKVKTPLSYADQVYNLLLHIDLVRKKLNAKKPQS from the coding sequence GTGACTTTTGGTCCCGCTATATTACTGGTTATTGCCGGCTTCTGGTTCGCCTATCAATTTGTTGCGCCACCGCCACCGAAAAAGATTGTTATTAGCACTGGATCAAAGACTGGTACATACTATGAAATCGCGCAGCAATATCGCGAAGAACTTGCTAAAGAAGGCATTGAGCTGGAGATCATCAGTTCTACCGGGTCAGGGGAAAATATCCGCCGCTTAGTAAATAAGCAGGCGGATCTGGCCTTTATTCAAGGGGGCACGGGAAACAAGGAGCCGGGGCTGTATTCGTTAGGAAGCCTTTTCTATGAACCCTTATGGATTATTCTTGGTAAACGAATTAATGTCGAACAAATAGCTGATTTTTCTGGCTTACGTATTGCTATTGGTGAGGAAGGTAGCGGTACACGAATACTGGCAAAACAGTTACTTGAATTAAACCATATCGAAGAAAATATGGCTCAGTTATTAGCTTTTCCTGCTAAAGAAGCAGCTGAAGCTTTGATTAAATCGGAGATTGATGTCGATATTATGGTTGCTTCCAGCGAATCTGACATCGTGGAACAACTGTTACGTGATAATCAGGTAAAGCTGCTAGATTTAAACCGCGCTGATGCGTACATGCGTTTGCTACCCTATCTCTCGAAAATTACTTTACCTGAAGGTGTCATAGATCTGGGAAAAAACGTACCTGCTCAAACAGTGACTTTGCTTGCGCCTACTGCTAATTTAGTGATTAGCGAAGATTTTAATCCGGCACTGATAGTTTTATTCCTCAAAGCTGCGGATGTAATTCATAGTAAAGCGAGTGTTTTTTCGGCAGCTGGAACATTTCCATCCAGTGAATTTACAGCGTATCCCATCAATAAAGTTGCAGAGCGATTTTATAAAAAAGGTCCGCCTTTTTTGATGCGTTACTTACCTTTCTGGCCTGCCGTATTTATCGATAGAATGATTGTTATGTTAGTGCCTTTATTAGCGCTGTTATTGCCTTTGGGTAAAATAATGCCGCCGCTATACCGCTGGCGTATTCGTTCTAAAATTTATCGCTGGTATAAGGAATTACAGGAGGTAGATGATACCGTACACAGGCAGCAGCTCTCCGTAGCTCAATTTGTGATGATAAGTCGTGAATTGTCGCGTATTGAAGATCAGGTTAATAAGGTGAAAACACCTCTTTCTTATGCTGACCAGGTCTACAATCTGTTGTTACATATTGATCTTGTGCGTAAGAAATTAAATGCTAAAAAACCGCAATCTTAA
- the cobM gene encoding precorrin-4 C(11)-methyltransferase, with protein sequence MAKVWFVGAGPGDPELITLKAQKLIAQADAILYAGSLVSVAATQWAKPGCAIADSKGMTLEDITDWLIRQAINDATVIRLQTGDPGLYGALIEMIQPLDKAGIDIGVVPGVTSAMASAAAAVETLTLPEVTQTVIFSRVEGRTPMPEGESLTELGEHHCTLCLYLSITLLKKIREDLLAAGWQDASPIVVVHKASWPDEQQIIHGTLANIKDLCKQAGVNSQAMIIASPALGARQWDEIKKSKLYDAKFSHRFRKATKTQE encoded by the coding sequence ATGGCCAAAGTATGGTTTGTTGGTGCAGGGCCTGGTGACCCTGAACTGATCACACTCAAAGCACAAAAACTGATTGCACAAGCTGATGCAATTTTATATGCAGGCTCCCTAGTCTCAGTAGCGGCAACACAATGGGCCAAACCTGGCTGCGCAATAGCAGACTCTAAAGGCATGACTTTGGAGGATATAACGGATTGGCTAATCCGTCAGGCAATAAATGATGCCACTGTCATTCGCCTGCAAACGGGTGACCCTGGATTATATGGCGCATTAATTGAAATGATACAGCCTTTAGATAAAGCAGGTATTGATATTGGTGTGGTACCCGGAGTGACCTCAGCAATGGCATCTGCTGCCGCAGCCGTAGAAACTCTCACTTTACCCGAAGTTACTCAAACCGTTATTTTCAGCCGGGTCGAAGGCAGAACGCCTATGCCTGAAGGTGAGTCTTTAACTGAATTGGGGGAGCATCATTGCACCCTATGCTTATATCTGTCGATTACCTTACTTAAAAAAATCCGCGAAGATTTGTTGGCGGCAGGCTGGCAGGATGCGTCACCGATAGTGGTAGTGCATAAAGCCAGCTGGCCAGATGAACAACAAATTATTCACGGCACACTGGCGAACATAAAAGACCTATGCAAACAAGCGGGCGTTAATTCACAAGCAATGATCATTGCAAGCCCTGCTTTAGGGGCAAGACAATGGGACGAGATAAAAAAATCCAAATTATATGACGCAAAGTTTAGTCATCGTTTTCGAAAAGCAACCAAGACACAGGAATAA
- a CDS encoding VWA domain-containing protein yields the protein MDMMLNEFHFIRPYWLLALLPLLVFIFLSFKNKLQQGSWQAVCDTDLLPFILQEKPAKQSRMPLFASSLAALLTILALAGPTWERIPTPVFRNAAALVIVLDLSRSMEAGDIKPSRLARARYKISDLLNKRKDGQTALIVYAASAFTVTPLTDDTETINSQLSALTGDIMPAQGSNSLVALQLAIQLFKNAGLQKGQILLITDDDKIEQAIDQAELPSAFQLSILGVGTQGGAPIKLAQGGFLKDASGNIVLAKLNSRALQKAAQNSGGIYQQITDTDADIERLSHYFDQTAKHSAALNNDLLLENWLEAGVWLMLPVLLLSALSFRRGLLTLLFIFLLPLPKNSYAFEWQDLWQTKQQQAQQEYLNGNYQQAAEQFTDPAWQAAARYKADQKLSEDEQMLPATTDTGYYNQGNVLAKSGQLEQAISAYDEALKLNPDNEDARYNKELVEKALEEEQQKQQQQDQDKNQQQQQDQKEQQEDQSGDQQDQQEQQKNQSGDQQDQQDQQDGQSEEQSEQQKPKSSADADDNKPQDPAAETEQEQNKESEQQQNAEARKQENAEQEQEKEPEATQASEENVQDSEQQQASEQWLKRIPDDPSGLLKRKFKYQYGQQKQQQNSGQQW from the coding sequence ATGGACATGATGCTCAACGAATTTCACTTTATTAGACCTTACTGGCTATTAGCCTTGTTGCCTTTACTGGTATTTATTTTTCTTAGCTTTAAAAATAAATTACAGCAGGGAAGCTGGCAAGCAGTCTGTGATACAGATTTATTACCTTTTATTTTGCAAGAAAAACCAGCAAAGCAAAGTCGTATGCCTTTGTTTGCCAGTAGCTTAGCTGCTCTTCTGACTATTCTTGCTTTGGCAGGGCCGACCTGGGAACGTATTCCGACCCCGGTTTTTAGAAATGCAGCTGCACTGGTCATTGTTCTGGATTTATCGCGCTCTATGGAGGCCGGAGATATTAAACCTTCTCGCCTGGCGCGTGCGCGTTACAAGATTTCCGACCTGTTAAACAAACGTAAAGATGGACAAACAGCGCTGATAGTCTATGCTGCTTCCGCCTTTACTGTGACGCCATTAACCGACGATACCGAAACTATAAACAGCCAATTATCTGCGTTAACTGGCGATATCATGCCTGCCCAGGGCAGCAATAGCTTGGTAGCCCTGCAACTAGCAATACAACTCTTTAAAAATGCAGGTCTGCAAAAAGGACAGATTTTACTGATTACTGATGATGATAAAATTGAACAAGCTATTGACCAGGCTGAGTTACCGAGTGCATTTCAGCTTTCGATTCTGGGAGTAGGTACTCAGGGTGGTGCGCCTATAAAACTAGCACAAGGAGGCTTCTTAAAAGATGCGAGTGGCAATATCGTACTAGCTAAGCTAAACAGCCGCGCTTTACAAAAAGCTGCCCAGAACAGTGGCGGTATTTATCAGCAAATAACCGATACTGATGCCGATATAGAACGATTGAGTCATTATTTTGACCAGACAGCAAAACACAGTGCAGCGCTGAATAATGATTTACTGCTGGAAAACTGGCTGGAAGCAGGTGTCTGGTTAATGCTGCCGGTGTTACTTTTGTCTGCTTTGTCATTTAGGCGTGGCTTATTAACTCTGCTCTTTATCTTTTTACTGCCTTTACCTAAAAACAGTTACGCCTTTGAGTGGCAGGACTTATGGCAAACTAAACAACAGCAAGCACAACAAGAATATTTAAATGGCAACTACCAGCAAGCTGCAGAGCAGTTTACCGATCCAGCCTGGCAAGCAGCAGCGCGATATAAAGCCGATCAAAAACTATCTGAAGATGAGCAAATGCTACCTGCAACAACCGATACTGGATATTATAATCAGGGTAATGTGTTAGCCAAATCAGGGCAACTGGAACAAGCCATTAGCGCATATGATGAGGCTTTAAAACTAAACCCAGATAATGAAGATGCTCGATACAATAAAGAACTGGTCGAAAAGGCACTGGAGGAGGAACAACAAAAACAACAACAGCAAGATCAGGACAAGAATCAGCAACAACAGCAAGACCAAAAAGAACAGCAGGAAGACCAGTCTGGCGATCAACAAGACCAACAAGAGCAGCAAAAAAACCAGTCTGGCGATCAGCAAGACCAACAAGATCAACAAGATGGACAATCAGAAGAACAATCTGAGCAACAAAAACCTAAGAGCTCTGCAGATGCGGATGATAACAAGCCTCAAGATCCTGCTGCTGAAACTGAACAGGAGCAAAACAAGGAAAGTGAGCAACAACAAAATGCCGAGGCCCGTAAACAAGAAAATGCAGAACAAGAGCAAGAAAAAGAACCTGAAGCCACACAGGCCAGTGAAGAAAATGTTCAGGACAGCGAGCAACAGCAAGCTAGCGAACAATGGCTAAAGCGCATTCCGGATGATCCTTCAGGGCTATTAAAACGCAAATTCAAATATCAGTATGGCCAACAAAAACAACAGCAAAATAGCGGGCAGCAGTGGTAA
- a CDS encoding NAD(P)-dependent oxidoreductase, with protein MQAGIIGLGAMGTGMARNMARAGYLTQLWNRTPEKAEKLAEELGIAVSASIQQLASSVDIIIICVSADNDLLEVTHAVLQSIKPGSIVIDTSTVSSQTAQTVAELLADKQAHFLDAPVSGGVEGAKNGTLAMMVGGNEAVLDKVRTVLNTLCTRIVYMGKTGMGQGTKAVNQIMAAGINQAVTEALAFAKAEGLPLEKVIDIVSGGAAGNWFLNHRGLTMTQQHYQPGFKLALHHKDLKICQSMAEKNTADLPLVNQTIIDYEQLINAGFGNEDISSLYRLKQK; from the coding sequence ATGCAAGCAGGAATCATTGGCCTAGGCGCAATGGGCACAGGTATGGCACGCAATATGGCCCGAGCGGGTTATTTAACTCAACTATGGAACAGAACCCCTGAAAAGGCTGAAAAACTGGCAGAAGAACTGGGTATAGCTGTATCGGCATCAATCCAGCAGCTTGCATCCAGTGTCGATATAATTATTATCTGTGTTTCTGCCGATAATGATTTACTGGAAGTGACTCATGCAGTACTGCAAAGCATAAAACCTGGAAGTATCGTTATAGATACTTCTACCGTCAGCAGCCAAACAGCTCAAACTGTCGCCGAGTTATTAGCAGACAAACAGGCTCACTTTCTGGATGCTCCTGTGTCAGGTGGAGTAGAAGGTGCGAAAAATGGCACATTAGCAATGATGGTTGGCGGCAATGAAGCCGTGCTGGATAAAGTGAGAACAGTATTAAATACCTTGTGTACGCGTATTGTCTATATGGGTAAGACGGGGATGGGTCAGGGAACCAAAGCAGTCAACCAGATTATGGCCGCAGGCATTAACCAGGCCGTTACAGAAGCTCTGGCGTTTGCAAAAGCAGAAGGACTGCCATTAGAAAAAGTGATTGACATAGTCTCAGGTGGCGCGGCGGGTAACTGGTTTTTAAACCACCGAGGACTGACTATGACGCAGCAACATTACCAGCCAGGTTTTAAACTTGCATTACATCATAAAGATCTAAAAATCTGTCAATCCATGGCGGAAAAAAACACCGCCGACCTGCCTTTAGTCAATCAGACTATTATCGATTATGAGCAACTCATAAATGCAGGTTTTGGCAATGAAGATATTTCCTCGTTATACCGTTTAAAACAAAAATAA
- a CDS encoding peroxiredoxin: MLEKNQIAPEFSSVNQDNKIVKLSSFKDSKNVVLYFYPKDDTPGCTIEANDFTALANEFAALDTVVIGVSKDSCTSHVDFIAKFNLKLDLLADESGEVCVAYDVWREKVKNGETKMAILRSTFIIDKQGKVVEALYGVNHEGHAQAMLDRVQQLQYRGA; encoded by the coding sequence ATGTTAGAAAAAAATCAAATTGCCCCGGAATTCAGTTCAGTCAATCAGGATAATAAAATTGTCAAACTATCTTCTTTTAAAGACAGTAAAAATGTTGTTTTGTATTTCTATCCAAAAGACGATACTCCTGGCTGTACAATAGAAGCTAATGACTTTACCGCTCTGGCTAATGAATTTGCTGCGCTGGATACTGTGGTTATTGGTGTGAGTAAAGATTCATGTACCAGCCATGTTGACTTTATAGCAAAATTTAATCTAAAGCTGGATTTACTTGCTGATGAGAGTGGAGAGGTATGCGTCGCCTATGATGTCTGGCGTGAAAAAGTAAAGAACGGTGAGACTAAGATGGCCATTCTTAGATCTACTTTTATTATTGATAAACAAGGTAAGGTAGTCGAAGCATTGTATGGCGTCAATCATGAAGGGCATGCACAGGCCATGCTGGATAGAGTTCAGCAACTGCAATATCGTGGTGCATAA
- the rpiA gene encoding ribose-5-phosphate isomerase RpiA, whose product MNDKELVAQHAAKRVKNGMTVGLGTGSTADYFIVELARRQTEENLAITCVSSSIVSMLKAQELGLPLLAIEHLSRLDLYVDGADEVAPDNSLLKGQGADLVREKLLAKACDQFIVLIDQTKIVDHIGAHFPIPIEVMPFAWQLVQQSLKQLGGQGFLRQNSQGSGLAVSSYGSLVLDMRFDPKLEIAELDSLLNATPGVVEHGIFYGLASTVLLADNGVVKEITVS is encoded by the coding sequence ATGAATGATAAAGAATTAGTAGCACAGCACGCAGCTAAACGAGTTAAAAATGGTATGACCGTTGGTTTGGGAACAGGGTCAACTGCAGATTATTTTATTGTTGAACTGGCACGTCGCCAAACAGAGGAAAATCTGGCAATTACTTGCGTATCCAGCTCTATTGTCAGTATGCTTAAAGCTCAGGAGCTCGGTTTGCCGCTGCTTGCAATAGAGCATTTATCTCGACTGGATTTGTACGTCGATGGTGCTGATGAAGTCGCTCCCGATAATTCTTTATTAAAAGGCCAGGGTGCTGACCTGGTTAGAGAGAAGTTATTGGCAAAAGCATGTGATCAATTTATTGTGCTGATTGATCAAACTAAGATAGTTGACCATATTGGCGCACATTTTCCTATCCCAATCGAAGTAATGCCTTTTGCCTGGCAATTGGTGCAACAGAGCCTTAAGCAATTAGGCGGGCAAGGATTTTTACGGCAAAATAGCCAAGGCAGCGGTTTGGCCGTATCGTCTTATGGCAGTTTGGTATTGGATATGCGCTTTGATCCAAAACTGGAGATTGCTGAATTAGATAGTTTATTAAATGCGACACCAGGTGTTGTTGAGCATGGTATCTTTTATGGGCTAGCTAGTACTGTTTTGCTGGCTGATAACGGGGTAGTAAAAGAAATCACGGTCAGCTAA
- a CDS encoding NADPH-dependent FMN reductase encodes MKVIAFGASSSKKSINKQLVTYAASLLEDAEVEVLDLNDYELPMFSVDKEQELGQPQLAQDFVAKIGACDALIISFAEHNGTFTAAYKNLFDWSSRINKKVFQNKPVVFLATSPGTGGAANVLAMAVNSVAHFNGNLKASLSVPSFYQNFDVDNICLTNPELNAQLIATMESLQ; translated from the coding sequence ATGAAAGTTATAGCGTTTGGCGCGAGTAGTAGTAAAAAATCCATTAATAAACAATTAGTGACTTATGCGGCTAGCTTGTTAGAAGACGCAGAAGTTGAAGTGCTGGATTTAAACGATTATGAACTACCGATGTTTAGCGTAGACAAAGAGCAGGAGCTAGGTCAACCACAATTAGCACAAGATTTTGTCGCTAAGATTGGTGCTTGCGATGCGCTTATTATTTCTTTTGCCGAGCATAATGGAACTTTTACTGCGGCGTATAAAAATCTTTTTGACTGGAGTTCACGGATTAATAAAAAAGTATTTCAGAATAAGCCGGTAGTGTTTCTTGCTACCTCGCCTGGCACTGGTGGTGCTGCCAATGTTTTGGCGATGGCGGTTAATTCTGTCGCGCATTTTAATGGTAATCTTAAGGCGAGTTTATCAGTTCCGAGCTTTTACCAGAATTTTGATGTCGACAATATCTGTTTAACAAATCCAGAGCTGAATGCTCAGCTAATTGCGACTATGGAGAGTTTGCAGTAG
- a CDS encoding vWA domain-containing protein, whose translation MIHFAWPWLWLILPLPWLIRRFFPAAKTSEQAALKVPFLQDFNVAQSQQTAQSDKPWALWLAVAAWCLLVLASTRPQWLGEPIEQGVSGRDLMLAVDLSGSMKEQDFIVNNQAVDRLTATKTVANEFIERRVGDRLGLILFGTNAYLQTPLTFDRKTVQILLNESAIGLAGESTAIGDAIGLAVKRLQDQQTDSRVLILLTDGANTAGEVSPLKAAEIAAQHQLKIYTIGIGADEMIVRSFFGSQRVNPSRDLDEKTLTAIAEKTGGRYFRARNTDELKEIYQLLDKLEPIEKDKQFFRPRNELFFWPLGAALILAALLSLIRLRWT comes from the coding sequence ATGATTCATTTTGCATGGCCGTGGTTATGGCTAATTCTTCCTTTGCCCTGGCTAATCAGGCGTTTTTTTCCTGCCGCTAAAACCAGCGAACAAGCTGCGCTTAAAGTGCCTTTTCTGCAGGACTTTAATGTGGCTCAAAGCCAGCAAACAGCTCAGTCAGATAAACCCTGGGCGTTGTGGTTAGCTGTTGCAGCATGGTGCCTGCTGGTTTTAGCAAGTACGCGTCCGCAATGGTTAGGCGAACCAATAGAACAAGGTGTCAGCGGTCGAGATTTAATGCTGGCGGTAGATTTATCGGGCAGCATGAAAGAACAAGATTTTATAGTTAATAATCAGGCGGTAGATCGTTTAACGGCTACCAAAACAGTGGCTAATGAATTTATTGAACGCCGTGTTGGTGATCGTTTAGGCTTGATTTTATTTGGTACCAATGCTTATTTACAAACGCCACTCACCTTTGATAGAAAAACGGTACAAATTTTACTCAATGAATCCGCTATAGGTTTGGCTGGAGAAAGCACTGCAATTGGCGATGCCATCGGTCTGGCCGTCAAACGTTTGCAAGATCAGCAAACCGATAGCCGAGTATTAATTTTGCTCACCGATGGTGCTAATACTGCTGGTGAGGTATCACCACTAAAAGCCGCTGAAATAGCCGCACAGCATCAATTAAAAATATACACCATCGGCATAGGTGCAGATGAAATGATTGTGCGCAGTTTTTTTGGTAGTCAAAGAGTTAATCCATCTCGCGATCTGGATGAAAAGACCTTAACAGCGATTGCCGAAAAAACCGGAGGACGATATTTTCGCGCCAGAAACACCGATGAACTTAAAGAAATCTACCAACTGCTGGATAAATTAGAGCCCATTGAAAAAGACAAACAGTTCTTTCGCCCGCGAAATGAATTATTTTTCTGGCCTTTGGGAGCTGCTTTAATATTAGCTGCACTGCTTAGTTTGATACGATTACGATGGACATGA
- a CDS encoding VF530 family protein — translation MKKEQANKPRIHDPLHGITLEKIVTSLVEQYGWEELGRLIKIKCFTSDPSITSSLKFLRKTPWARQKVETLFLRNQ, via the coding sequence ATGAAGAAGGAACAAGCGAATAAGCCCCGTATCCACGACCCATTGCATGGCATAACATTAGAGAAAATTGTAACCTCTCTAGTTGAACAATATGGCTGGGAAGAATTAGGCCGCCTAATTAAAATAAAATGCTTTACCAGTGACCCAAGCATCACTTCCAGCCTAAAATTTCTTCGTAAAACGCCCTGGGCACGACAAAAGGTTGAGACGCTTTTTTTGCGCAATCAATGA
- a CDS encoding RNA recognition motif domain-containing protein: MKLLVRNLTRNTSETELRELFSAYGTVQSCTLVLDNDTGISKGFGFIEMPKPGEAKSAMKNLNGSDVAGSKIRVKKAEPLNTQDNSNEEGTSE, translated from the coding sequence ATGAAATTACTGGTACGCAACTTAACCCGAAATACCTCCGAAACAGAGCTTCGAGAACTCTTTTCAGCATACGGAACTGTGCAGTCTTGCACCTTGGTTCTAGACAATGACACAGGCATATCCAAAGGCTTTGGATTTATCGAGATGCCTAAACCAGGCGAGGCCAAATCAGCGATGAAAAACCTTAATGGCAGTGATGTCGCTGGTAGCAAGATCCGCGTTAAGAAAGCTGAACCACTAAATACCCAGGACAATAGCAATGAAGAAGGAACAAGCGAATAA
- a CDS encoding helix-turn-helix domain-containing protein, with product MPAPYSVDIRKKVLNAIEIDKQSKPDIAKRFAVSYSFVYTLWQHYQETGMIAAKKVGGHVAPKVDEAGALEIKEWLIKKPDLTLNDLCDRYAEHFGISMGKSSMDRALKRMNIRYKKKSVRSS from the coding sequence GTGCCAGCCCCTTACTCAGTCGATATTCGAAAAAAAGTGCTCAATGCTATTGAGATAGACAAACAAAGTAAACCTGATATAGCTAAACGTTTCGCTGTTTCTTATTCTTTTGTTTATACCTTATGGCAACATTACCAGGAAACTGGCATGATTGCAGCCAAAAAAGTAGGCGGGCATGTTGCACCAAAAGTAGATGAAGCGGGTGCTCTTGAGATAAAAGAATGGCTAATAAAAAAGCCTGATTTGACACTAAATGATCTTTGTGACCGATATGCTGAACACTTTGGTATTAGCATGGGGAAAAGTTCAATGGATAGAGCTCTTAAGCGTATGAATATTCGATATAAAAAAAAGTCCGTACGATCCAGCTAA
- a CDS encoding IS630 family transposase, giving the protein MSLDKLIFLDEMGAGLNLSPLYGRAPSDQRVYDEAPVAKGQRISMVGAMTSAGMKTALNFEGTMTGLVFLYFLKHFLCPLLAEGDYVVMDNASVHKVDEIKDLIQKTGAKLIYLPPYSPDLNPIELAWNKIKQYLRKQRPRTVEALYQAYAEGLKCISTDNAQSFVNHSMKFAI; this is encoded by the coding sequence ATATCGCTCGATAAGCTCATTTTTCTTGATGAAATGGGCGCAGGACTGAATCTCTCACCTCTTTATGGGCGAGCACCGTCAGATCAGCGTGTTTATGATGAAGCGCCGGTTGCTAAAGGGCAGCGTATAAGTATGGTCGGGGCAATGACATCAGCCGGTATGAAAACCGCCTTAAATTTTGAAGGAACCATGACAGGACTTGTATTCCTCTACTTTTTGAAGCATTTTCTTTGCCCCTTACTCGCTGAAGGTGACTATGTTGTGATGGATAATGCCTCAGTTCATAAAGTAGATGAAATTAAGGATCTTATTCAAAAGACAGGAGCAAAGCTTATTTACCTACCGCCTTACTCACCTGACCTTAACCCGATTGAATTAGCATGGAATAAAATTAAACAGTACTTACGCAAACAAAGACCACGAACCGTTGAAGCGTTATATCAAGCTTATGCCGAAGGGTTGAAATGCATCAGTACAGATAATGCTCAAAGCTTTGTTAATCACTCAATGAAGTTCGCTATTTAA
- a CDS encoding DUF4381 domain-containing protein, producing the protein MQATELPLRDIHLPPVISWWPPAIGWWILAVLIPLCIFLSYKLYKHITRKTALKSARQHLKTLRQNEQLTKQEKLAALSSLMRRTAVSLYPRTDVASLTGEDWLNFLDQSIPNRGFNSDTGWLLTDALYSQNADTQYLAPLINLCETWLNAQQEPKI; encoded by the coding sequence ATGCAAGCAACAGAACTCCCTTTACGTGATATCCATTTACCACCGGTGATAAGCTGGTGGCCGCCTGCTATAGGCTGGTGGATTTTAGCGGTACTAATCCCGCTTTGTATCTTCCTAAGCTATAAACTGTACAAACATATCACGCGTAAAACCGCTCTAAAATCAGCCAGGCAACACTTAAAAACACTTAGACAAAACGAACAATTGACTAAGCAGGAAAAATTAGCGGCATTATCCAGTTTAATGCGCCGTACAGCTGTTAGCCTTTATCCACGCACAGATGTCGCTAGCCTGACCGGTGAAGACTGGCTAAATTTTCTGGATCAAAGCATTCCTAATCGTGGTTTTAATAGTGATACCGGTTGGTTACTCACCGATGCACTTTATAGCCAAAACGCAGATACGCAATACCTTGCCCCGCTAATTAATCTATGCGAAACCTGGTTAAACGCCCAACAAGAACCTAAGATATGA
- a CDS encoding sirohydrochlorin chelatase codes for MEFSILLIGHGSRAEQGNIEIETFAKQWRAQHPDWHIDVCFIEFADVLLDAGFDLAAKKSKKVIVVPLILNAAGHVKMEIPEHLAQARKRHPDIEFKYATHLGASEGILSIIKRNLHKTMAAIDMPDPKTTGVIVLGRGSSDKIANGEVAKMARWLWEETQHELIDIAFTGITFPRLESAVQRQIKLGMTQICILPYYLFTGTLIERIARQFENLQRQYPQVNFSLGNYFGFEAEIYTALDERVLSLVGDKQQHMMECDGCHYRQIAQEHGHGHQH; via the coding sequence ATGGAGTTCAGTATTTTATTAATCGGGCATGGCTCAAGAGCAGAGCAAGGAAATATCGAAATTGAAACCTTTGCTAAACAGTGGCGAGCGCAGCACCCTGACTGGCATATAGACGTATGTTTTATTGAATTTGCCGATGTATTGCTTGATGCGGGATTTGATCTGGCCGCTAAAAAGTCAAAAAAAGTAATCGTTGTGCCATTAATTTTAAATGCAGCGGGACACGTCAAAATGGAAATTCCCGAGCATTTAGCGCAGGCAAGAAAACGCCATCCTGATATCGAATTTAAATACGCCACACACCTTGGTGCAAGCGAAGGTATCTTGAGTATTATAAAACGTAACTTACACAAAACCATGGCAGCAATAGATATGCCTGACCCAAAAACAACTGGCGTGATTGTTCTGGGTCGAGGCTCCTCGGATAAAATTGCCAATGGTGAAGTTGCTAAAATGGCACGCTGGCTCTGGGAAGAAACCCAGCATGAGTTAATCGATATTGCCTTTACTGGCATTACCTTTCCACGCCTGGAGTCGGCCGTACAAAGACAAATTAAGCTAGGCATGACGCAAATCTGTATTTTGCCTTACTATTTGTTCACCGGCACATTAATTGAGCGTATTGCCAGACAATTTGAAAATCTGCAAAGACAATACCCTCAAGTTAACTTTTCTCTAGGCAATTACTTTGGTTTTGAGGCTGAAATCTATACTGCACTTGATGAACGCGTTTTGTCGCTAGTGGGTGATAAGCAGCAACATATGATGGAATGTGACGGCTGCCATTATAGGCAAATTGCCCAAGAACATGGACATGGTCATCAGCACTAA